AAGTTCTGTCGGCCTGTGCCATCTGCTCCATTCATTTGTCGCGGCTGGCCGAAGAGATTGTGATCTGGTCCACCTCGCAATTCCGCTTTGTGAAACTGTCTGACAAGTTCACCACCGGCTCGTCGATCATGCCGCAGAAGCGCAACCCGGATGCGGCGGAGCTGATCCGCGCCAAGCCGGGCCGCATCCTCGGTGCGTTCACCGCACTTGCCGTGATGATGAAGGGCCTGCCGATGTCCTACGCCAAGGACATGCAGGAAGATAAGGAACAGACTTTCGACGCGTTGGAAAACATAGAACTCGCTCTGGCCGCCATGACCGGAATGGTGCGCGATCTGGAGCCAAACAAGGACGCCATGCTGGCCGCCGCCAATAGCGGTTTCTCGACAGCGACTGATCTCGCCGACTGGCTGGTGCAGACTTTAAAGATGCCCTTCCGCGACGCCCATCATGTCACCGGCCGCATCGTGGCTTTGGCCGAACAGAAAAACGTGCTGCTCTCAGATTTGCCGCTGGCCGATATGCGCAGCGTCCATGCCAAGATTGATGAAGGCGTGTTCCGCGTGCTTTCAGTGCAGGCCTCGGTCGCCTCGCGCAAGAGCCAGGGTGGCACCGCCCCGGCCAATGTGTTAGGTGAGGCCAAGGCCTGGGTGAAACAGCTAAAGGGAAAACGCAAATGAGCCTGTTCAAGAAAATCATGCTGCTCGGGCTCTGCCTCGTTGCCCTTTCCGCCTGCGGTGTGCGCGGTGATCCGGTGCCGCCTTCAAAGGCCAATACTGTTGTAAATTAATGCATCACTTTTCTTACAAGAACGGCGTCCTCCATGCCGAGGATGTAGATCTGAACACGCTCGCTGACGAAGTGGGCACGCCATTTTATTGCTATTCGACGGCTACGCTTGAGCGTCACTTCAAGGTGATGAATGACGCCTTCAAGGATACCGACCATCTGCTCTGCTATGCCATGAAGGCCAATTCCAACCAGGCCGTGCTGAAAACCATGGCGGCCTTGGGCGCTGGCATGGATGTGGTCTCGGAAGGTGAACTGCGCCGTGCACTGGCCGCTGGGGTTCCGGCCCGCAAGATCGTGTTTTCCGGTGTGGGCAAGACCGCGCGGGAAATGGCTTTGGGCCTGCGCGAAGGCATTGCCTGTTTCAATGTTGAGTCCGAACCTGAGTTAGAACTTCTCTCAGAAGTGGCAAGCCGCGTGGGCCAGCGCGCCAATGTATCGATCCGGGTGAACCCGGATGTCGATGCCAAGACGCATGCCAAGATCACCACGGGCAAGGCCGACAACAAATTCGGCATCTCCTATCTGCGCGCCTCGGAAGTCTATGCCCGCGCCGCCGCTTTGCCCAATATCGATGTGACGGGCGTGGACATGCATATCGGCAGCCAGATCACCGAACTGGCGCCCTTTGAGCAGGCCTTCAAACTGATGGCCACGCTGGTCGAGAAGCTGAAAGCCGAAGGCCACAATATCCGCCATCTTGATCTGGGCGGCGGCTTGGGCGTGCCTTACCGCGGCAGCAATGACGTGCCGCCGCACCCCGACGAATATGCCGCCATGGTGAAGCGCACGCTCGGCCATCTCGGCTTGAAATATATGATGGAACCGGGCCGCATGATCGTCGGCAATGCCGGCATTATGGTCACCCGCGTGATCTATGTGAAGGAAAATGAAGGCCGCCAATTCGTCATCCAGGATGGCGCGATGAATGACCTGATCCGCCCCACGCTTTATGACGCCTATCACGAAATTATCCCGGTCAACGAAACGCGCAGCGAGCAGTCATTTGAGGCTGACGTGGTCGGCCCCGTCTGCGAAACTGGCGACTACCTCGCCAAGGGCCGCAGATTGGCGAAAGTGGAACAAGGCGATCTTCTCGCCGTAATGACGGCGGGCGCTTACGGCGCCGTGCAAGCAAGCTCCTACAATTCCCGCCCGCTCATCGCTGAAGTTCTGGTCAAGGAAGACAAATGGGCCGTGGTGCGCGAACGCCAGACCTATGAAGACCTGATCGGCGCCGATCGTCTGGCCACCTGGCAGGACTCGTAATCGTCCCCCTATGACGAAATTTTGAACTGGGCTTTGTCCACGTTCTTGCCGGAATCATGCTATACCCGGGTCATATGAGTGAGCCGCTTCCCAAACATCTGAGCCGAAGCCTGTTGCTCCAGCGCCTCAGCCTGCGTTGGGAGGGCCTGTGGGTCGCCTTGCAAGGCCCGCTCGTGGTGATGCTCGCTACCCTTGCTCTGCTCTGGTCCGGCCTGCTGCAATATGTAGGCCGCCCCCTGCCCGCGATCATTCTGGCTATTCTCGGCCTCGCCTTCCTTTACACTTTGCGCCCCCTGTTCCGGCTGCGCCCGCTGCCCGACCATCTGGTGCTGCGCAAGCTCGATGACGTGAATGCGCTGAAAAACCGCGAGGCCTCCAGCCTTGGCGACCGGCTTGTGCCGGAGGAAGAAGGTGCCAGCGAAATCTGGACCGAACATCTGCGCCGCAAACTGGCTGCCCTGCGCCAGCTGCGCGTGCAAGGCCCGGCCTCGACCTGGCGCAAATTCGATCCACTGGCCTTGCGCTTGCCGGTGATCATGGCCGTCGTTGCAGCTTTCTTCCTCGGCACTGGAGATCTCTGGTCAAACCTCACCAATGCCGCATCACTCTCCGCTCCAGTGCCGCCCAAGCCCGTTCTGTTCGACGCTTGGCTGAAGCCGCCAGCTTACACTGGCAAGCCGCCGCTGCTGCTCACCTCAGCCGCGATGATGGAGAAGTTGAAAACCCAGAACGAGCTGACGGTGCCAGAGGGCTCCATCCTCAATCTGCGCGTCACCGGCAGCACCAAGCCCGGCGTGGATTTTTTCTCACCGGGCAGCACCGATACCGAGGTGAAAATCGACGGCGCCAAGATTGAAAAGACGCCTGATGCCCTGACGGGCGACATCAAGCTGGACCGTCCAGTCAGCGTGCGCGTCTCCAACGGGGATGCGGAACTCGCCACCTATCATTTCAGCCTGATCGCCGATGAAACACCCAAGATTGAAATCATCGGCACGCCAGAAGCCGCCGAGCGCGGCAAGCTCTCGGTGAAGTGGCATGCCTCGGATGATTACGGCCTGCGCGCCATCAAAGCGGAAATCTCGCTGGCGGACGAACAGGAAAACGGCATCACCGGTTTTGAGAGCAATGGCGTGTTTCTCTACGACCCGCCGGAATTCAAGATGACGCTCAAGAAGCCCGGCGCCAAGGACGACACCGAAACCTCGACCACGGATTTGACTGCCCATGCCTGGGCCGGCCTCTATGCCGAGATCATTCTCACCGCCACCGATGCGGCGGGCCACAAGACATCCACG
This Aestuariivirga litoralis DNA region includes the following protein-coding sequences:
- the lptM gene encoding LPS translocon maturation chaperone LptM → MSLFKKIMLLGLCLVALSACGVRGDPVPPSKANTVVN
- the lysA gene encoding diaminopimelate decarboxylase is translated as MHHFSYKNGVLHAEDVDLNTLADEVGTPFYCYSTATLERHFKVMNDAFKDTDHLLCYAMKANSNQAVLKTMAALGAGMDVVSEGELRRALAAGVPARKIVFSGVGKTAREMALGLREGIACFNVESEPELELLSEVASRVGQRANVSIRVNPDVDAKTHAKITTGKADNKFGISYLRASEVYARAAALPNIDVTGVDMHIGSQITELAPFEQAFKLMATLVEKLKAEGHNIRHLDLGGGLGVPYRGSNDVPPHPDEYAAMVKRTLGHLGLKYMMEPGRMIVGNAGIMVTRVIYVKENEGRQFVIQDGAMNDLIRPTLYDAYHEIIPVNETRSEQSFEADVVGPVCETGDYLAKGRRLAKVEQGDLLAVMTAGAYGAVQASSYNSRPLIAEVLVKEDKWAVVRERQTYEDLIGADRLATWQDS
- a CDS encoding DUF4175 domain-containing protein: MSEPLPKHLSRSLLLQRLSLRWEGLWVALQGPLVVMLATLALLWSGLLQYVGRPLPAIILAILGLAFLYTLRPLFRLRPLPDHLVLRKLDDVNALKNREASSLGDRLVPEEEGASEIWTEHLRRKLAALRQLRVQGPASTWRKFDPLALRLPVIMAVVAAFFLGTGDLWSNLTNAASLSAPVPPKPVLFDAWLKPPAYTGKPPLLLTSAAMMEKLKTQNELTVPEGSILNLRVTGSTKPGVDFFSPGSTDTEVKIDGAKIEKTPDALTGDIKLDRPVSVRVSNGDAELATYHFSLIADETPKIEIIGTPEAAERGKLSVKWHASDDYGLRAIKAEISLADEQENGITGFESNGVFLYDPPEFKMTLKKPGAKDDTETSTTDLTAHAWAGLYAEIILTATDAAGHKTSTAPTRFKLPDREFIKPLARALVEQRKHIILDPNAAPDASTLVGAMLLYPSDIASNSGLIINLSALNNRLSTASATDDVVAVVKDMWPLILAVENGRLDDARAELKALAQELQQALRDGAPKEKIDELTRRMREAMDRLIAQLQKEGKDRAAQGLKPQGQQGQGMTKEQLQQMLDQIGKLGKDGDKNAAQDMLSQLDQLLQNLEPGDGKNAQNGSGGQNEDLNALSEMMRQQRKLMDQTQRMPGGAGKDEGGNEGLADQQKQLRDKLGKLGQGMSGDEGGDKLGDAGKNMDGAEQSLRDGNKEGALKEQNQALRNMLQGMSKLTQQLGKNGQGDAYSNSREGRDGKDTDPLGRSLNGPNQNLVPSELASRRAHEILEQLRARANEEGLDDETKAYIDRLLKDEF